The Populus nigra chromosome 14, ddPopNigr1.1, whole genome shotgun sequence genome has a segment encoding these proteins:
- the LOC133673197 gene encoding exosome complex exonuclease RRP44 homolog A, with the protein MLHSKTFNKKTRGGRIQKLVREVYLRDDIYCGALFCKSCEDKSKARLTATASTILILDTNVVLNQIDLLENPALEDVVLLSVVLQEVKNKNSAVYGRIRNLIDSPARRFVVFSNEFHRDTYVQIMAGESPNDRNDRAIRVAARWYQSHLGEAVKVLLITNDRENKRKATEEGVSAETIESYVKSLGQPALLDLLVQPASVDVIMEEVEDMRPSKRKVVYPEHKPMSEITSGLTKGIYHQGKLRVNRYNPFEAYVGSESIGDEIVIYGRGNMNRAFDGDVVAVELLPQDQWHEEKSLSIVDEEDEEEDVHLVPGSSDDAPRTSIPVSSSTFDTNPVSSRPSGLVVGIIKRNWHSYCGSLEPMPMPAGSGGLVYALFVSKDRRIPKIRIQTRQLDNLLDKRIIVAVDSWDRQSRHPSGHYVRSIGQIGDRDTETELVLIENDIDARPFSAQVLACLPPLPWSVSSKDLNESNRVDLRHLCVFSVDPPGCKDIDDALHCTMLPTGNFEVGVHIADVTNFVHPGTPLDDEATQRGTSVYLVERRIDMLPKPLTEDICSLRADVERLAFSVIWEMTPEAEIISTKYTKSVIKSRAALSYVEAQARMDDSRLVDPVTKDLRNMNALAKIMRQRRIQRGALTLASAEVKFQIDTETHDPLDIGMYQIREANQMVEEFMLAANVSVAEKILKEFPECSLLRRHPTPTKEMLGPLLRTAAAVGLNLDVTSSKALADSLDRAVGDDPYFNKLIRIMATRCMTQAVYFCSGELSPPEFLHYGLAAPLYTHFTSPIRRYADVIVHRLLAASIGIYKLPTIFRDRPQLTSIADNLNYRHRNAQMASRGSVELHTLIYFRNRPTDTEARIVKMRSNGFIVFVPKFGIEGPVYLTMRGDKGGGEWFVDEQQQKIRKMDGSVSYSILQAVKIHLEVLEPKPNRPKLQLTLL; encoded by the exons ATGTTACACAGTAAAACTTTTAACAAGAAAACCAGAGGTGGAAGAATTCAAAAGCTTGTAAGAGAAGTGTATTTGAGAGATGATATTTACTGTGGAGCTTTGTTTTGCAAATCTTGTGAAGATAAATCGAAAGCTCGGCTGACCGCTACTGCGTCTACTATTCTCATTCTTGACACTAATGTTGTTCTTAATCAG attgaTTTGCTTGAGAATCCGGCTTTAGAAGATGTGGTTTTGCTATCTGTGGTTTTACAAGAGGTGAAGAATAAAAATTCGGCTGTTTATGGAAGAATTAGGAATCTTATTGATAGTCCTGCTAGGAGATTCGTTGTTTTCTCTAATGAATTCCACag GGATACTTATGTGCAGATTATGGCAGGAGAAAGTCCGAATGATAGAAACGACAGAG CCATTAGGGTTGCTGCAAGGTGGTATCAGAGTCATCTTGGTGAAGCGGTGAAGGTTCTACTTATTACTAATGATAGAGAAAATAAGAGGAAGGCTACTGAAGAGGGTGTTTCTGCTGAGACAA TTGAATCATATGTGAAATCATTGGGTCAACCAGCTTTACTTGACTTGCTTGTTCAGCCAGCTTCTGTAGATGTAATCATGGAAGAAGTCGAAGATATGAGACCTTCAAAGAGGAAAGTTGTTTATCCTGAG CATAAGCCCATGTCAGAGATTACTTCTGGTTTGACCAAAGGAATATACCATCAAGGAAAACTTCGTGTGAACCGTTACAATCCATTTGAAGCATATGTTGGTAGTGAGAGCATTGGCGATGAAATAGTCATTTATGGGCGTGGAAATATGAATAGGGCTTTTGATGGTGATGTTGTGGCCGTGGAACTACTTCCACAAGACCAATGGCACGAGGAGAAATCGTTATCTATAGTAGATGAAG aggatgaagaagaagatgttcATCTAGTCCCAGGTAGTTCAGATGATGCTCCCAGGACTTCAATTCCAGTATCAAGTTCAACTTTTGACACGAATCCTGTCTCATCTCGCCCATCTGGTCTTGTTGTTGGTATTATAAAGCGGAATTGGCATTC TTACTGTGGATCTTTAGAGCCCATGCCAATGCCTGCAGGAAGTGGTGGGCTTGTATATGCTTTATTTGTCTCCAAAGACCGTAGAATTCCTAAGATTCGGATTCAAACTCGGCAGCTTGACAATCTTTTGGACAAAAGAATTATTGTAGCAGTTGATTCCTGGGACCGTCAATCACGACATCCTTCTGGCCATTATGTACGCAGTATAGGACAGATAGGCGATAGAGATACCGAAACTGAG TTGGTCTTGATAGAGAATGATATTGATGCAAGACCGTTTTCTGCCCAAGTTTTGGCGTGCCTGCCACCACTACCATGGTCGGTTTCCTCTAAAGATTTGAACGAATCAAATAGAGTTGACTTACGACATTTGTGTGTCTTTAGTGTTGATCCTCCAG GATGCAAGGATATTGATGATGCACTACACTGTACTATGCTTCCAACTGGAAATTTTGAAGTTGGAGTCC ACATTGCTGATGTAACGAATTTTGTTCACCCTGGCACCCCACTTGATGATGAGGCTACACAAAGGGGTACATCTGTCTACCTTGTTGAGCGTCGTATAGACATGCTTCCAAAACCTTTAACAGAAG aTATATGTTCTCTTCGAGCTGATGTGGAAAGGCTAGCCTTTTCTGTTATTTGG GAAATGACCCCTGAAGCAGAGATTATTTCTACAAAATACACAAAAAGTGTCATCAAATCACGTGCAGCATTATCTTATGTTGAAGCTCAGGCTAGGATGGATGATAG TCGATTAGTTGATCCAGTAACTAAAGATTTGAGAAATATGAATGCTCTGGCAAAG ATAATGAGGCAGAGGCGAATTCAGAGAGGAGCACTAACACTAGCTTCTGCTGAAGTCAAATTTCAGATTGATACCGAGACGCATGATCCTCTTGATATTG GTATGTATCAGATTCGAGAAGCAAACCAAATGGTTGAGGAGTTTATGCTTGCTGCAAATGTTTCTGTAGCTGAAAAAATTCTTAAAGAATTTCCAGAGTGTTCACTATTGAG GCGTCATCCTACTCCGACAAAAGAGATGCTTGGACCTTTGCTTCGTACAGCTGCTGCTGTTGGTTTGAACTTGGATGTCACATCTTCAAAAGCACTAGCCGATTCACTTGACCGTGCTGTG GGTGACGATCCATACTTTAACAAGCTGATCCGTATAATGGCAACTAGATGTATGACACAG GCAGTATATTTCTGTAGTGGAGAACTCAGCCCTCCAGAATTTCTTCATTATGGGCTTGCAGCACCTCTTTATACTCATTTCACATCACCTATCAGGAGATATGCTG ACGTGATTGTACATAGGTTGCTTGCTGCATCCATTGGAATATACAAACTTCCAACTATATTCCGAGACAGGCCCCAGCTCACTAGTATTGCTGATA ATTTGAATTACCGGCATAGGAATGCTCAGATGGCAAGCCGAGGCTCCGTAGAGCTCCATACTCTCATATACTTCAGAAACCG GCCTACAGACACAGAGGCCAGAATAGTAAAGATGAGATCAAATGGTTTTATTGTATTTGTTCCCAA GTTTGGTATAGAAGGGCCAGTATACCTGACAATGAGAGGTGATAAAGGGGGTGGGGAATGGTTTGTAGATGAGCAGCAGCAGAAGATTAGGAAGATGGATGGTAGTGTTTCATACAGTATCCTGCAGGCGGTGAAAATTCACTTGGAGGTTTTAGAACCGAAACCAAATCGGCCAAAACTCCAACTAACCCTCCTCTAA
- the LOC133673101 gene encoding serine/threonine-protein kinase/endoribonuclease IRE1a — protein MKMFSARFFCLLLILIYMFSSSIGDVLDSERAGIVLTSGLDFTESTRAGGRSLKSFSQYEDSTELVALLNGTIYFKDKISGKILWSFSSGGPTYSSYQAPAKHDSDKEKGPGGLTGFFLDYGDDWQLYAHYKYSGGMKLPMNIEDFIKITPHMSEDGAVMLGSKKTTVFVVEAKTGRLIRTFKSPDSPSSLQSFEEGSGLHDDLNNNKDLLESGSSNTAQVIYILRTDYALQTFGPNSDKVSWSTKVATIRATFLCKDVENPSEVFNLGFELDSDTPLSCLSRRIVVQRQDKSQYSSGDIHGEDKLPLSAPNLMLTTQPGVEKALDDHHARMLLAAPSEHDKEMLALPSDSAAGEVHYRFGMLLMWSTTRSFILFVGILLLCFVLYLSKESFTLEGQLSGTGLKASSSKKKKAKKSGKNNVSVENGNGIAPGEGVNKTLSDLNKLVDGGANGCRIGKLFVSNTEIAKGSNGTVVLEGVYEGRLVAVKRLVRTHHDVAWKEIQNLIASDRHPNIVRWYGVEYDKDFVYLSLERCTCSLDDLIQIYSDSSLNPVYGKDRTSRAAIEHKLRLDSVKGVMQDLNLWKATGHPSPLLLTLMRNMVSGLVHLHELGIIHRDLKPQNVLIIKERSLCAKLSDMGISKRLLGDMSSLAYHATGCGSSGWQAPEQLHHGRETRAVDLFSLGCVLFYCITGGRHPFGDHLERDVNIVKNQKDLFLVEYIPEAEDLISRLLNPDPELRPKALEVLHHPMFWNSELRLSFLRDTSDRIELEDRVSDSDILKALEGIAPTALGGGKWNEKMEPAFVTDIGRHRRYKFNGIRDLLRVIRNKLNHYRELPNEIQELVGPVPEGYDNYFASRFPKLLIEVYKVVCKYCREEEWFQKYIKSNV, from the exons atgaagatgtTTTCTGCTCGTTTTTTCtgtttattattgattttaatttatatgttttcaagttcaattGGAGATGTTTTGGATTCGGAGAGAGCAGGGATTGTTTTGACTTCTGGTCTTGATTTCACCGAGTCAACTCGAGCTGGTGGAAGATCTCTCAAATCATTCTC aCAATATGAAGATTCTACAGAATTAGTTGCTCTATTAAATGGAAcgatttattttaaagataaaatttctgGGAAAATTCTTTGGTCATTTTCGTCTGGAGGGCCAACATATTCTTCATATCAAGCACCAGCCAAACATGACAGTGATAAAGAAAAAGGCCCGGGAGGACTTACAGGGTTCTTTTTAGATTATGGGGATGACTGGCAGTTGTATGCACATTACAAATACTCAGGTGGAATG AAACTTCCAATGAATATTGAAgactttattaaaattacacCACACATGTCAGAGGATGGAGCTGTTATGCTTGGGTCTAAGAAAACTACTGTGTTTGTAGTCGAGGCTAAAACTGGAAGACTTATCCGCACTTTTAAGTCCCCTGATTCTCCATCTTCGTTGCAGAGTTTTGAAGAAGGGAGTGGTTTGCATGATGACCTTAACAATAATAAGGATCTGCTAGAGTCTGGTTCATCAAATACCGCTCAGGTAATATACATCTTAAGGACAGATTATGCACTGCAAACGTTTGGTCCAAATTCAGACAAAGTTTCATGGAGTACAAAAGTGGCCACAATCAGGGCCACTTTTCTTTGTAAAGATGTTGAGAATCCATCAGAAGTATTTAACTTGGGCTTTGAGCTTGATTCTGATACACCGTTATCATGTCTATCTAGAAGGATTGTTGTCCAACGACAGGACAAGTCACAGTATTCCTCTGGGGATATTCATGGTGAAGATAAGCTCCCATTGTCTGCTCCAAATCTAATGCTTACCACACAGCCTGGGGTTGAGAAAGCATTAGATGATCATCATGCAAGAATGTTGCTTGCAGCTCCCAGTGAACATGATAAAGAAATGCTTGCTTTGCCTTCTGATTCTGCAGCAGGTGAAGTCCATTATAGGTTTGGAATGCTCCTCATGTGGTCAACAACACGGTCCTTCATTTTGTTTGTTGGTATCCTGTTATTGTGCTTTGTTTTGTACCTGAGTAAAGAAAGTTTTACCTTGGAGGGACAGTTGAGTGGTACTGGATTAAAAGCTTCATCTTCCAAAAAGaagaaagctaaaaaatcagGAAAGAACAATGTAAGTGTTGAAAACGGGAATGGAATTGCACCGGGAGAGGGTGTTAACAAAACATTGTCAGAccttaataaacttgttgatgGAGGCGCCAATGGATGCAGAATTGGTAAGCTATTTGTATCAAATACAGAAATTGCTAAGGGAAGCAATGGCACTGTTGTTCTTGAGGGTGTATATGAAGGTCGACTAGTTGCTGTGAAACGCCTTGTCCGAACTCATCATGATGTCGCTTGGAAAGAAATTCAGAATCTCATTGCATCAGACAGGCATCCAAATATTGTTCGATGGTATGGGGTGGAGTATGATAAGGATTTTGTGTACCTATCTCTGGAGCGTTGTACATGCAGCTTAGATGACTTGATTCAAATATACTCCGATTCCTCTTTAAACCCTGTCTATGGCAAGGACCGAACTTCAAGAGCTGCAATAGAGCATAAACTTCGGTTGGACTCAGTGAAAGGAGTTATGCAGGATCTCAATTTATGGAAAGCAACAGGCCACCCTTCACCTCTATTACTAACTTTGATGAG GAATATGGTTTCTGGGCTTGTGCATTTGCACGAACTGGGAATAATTCATCGAGACTTGAAGCCTCAGAATGTGTTGATAATTAAGGAAAGATCTTTATGTGCTAAGCTCTCTGACATGGGTATCAGCAAGCGCCTCCTAGGAGATATGTCCTCATTAGCTTATCATGCTACTG GTTGTGGCAGTTCTGGTTGGCAAGCACCTGAACAGCTTCATCATGGACGCGAAACACGTGCAGTTGATTTATTTAGTCTGGGTTGTGTCCTCTTTTACTGCATCACTGGCGGCAGACATCCATTTGGTGATCATCTTGAACGTGATGTCAATATTGTGAAAAACCAAAAGGACCTGTTCTTGGTGGAGTATATTCCAGAAGCTGAGGATCTTATTTCCCGCTTGTTAAATCCTGATCCTGAATTGAG GCCCAAGGCATTGGAAGTGCTGCACCATCCTATGTTTTGGAATTCAGAGCTGAGATTGTCATTTCTTCGCGACACAAGTGACAGAATAGAATTGGAAGATAGGGTATCTGACTCAGATATTCTGAAAGCATTGGAGGGTATTGCACCAACAGCACTGGGTGGTGGAAAATGGAATGAAAAGATGGAACCTGCATTCGTCACTGACATTGGTCGTCATCGGCGTTATAAGTTTAATGGCATTCGGGATTTGTTGCGAGTCATTCGAAACAAGTTGAATCATTATAGAGAACTTCCCAATGAAATTCAG GAACTTGTAGGACCAGTCCCAGAAGGTTATGATAACTATTTTGCGAGTCGCTTCCCGAAGCTCCTGATTGAAGTATACAAAGTTGTGTGCAAATATTGTAGGGAAGAAGAATGGTTTCAGAAGTACATTAAAAGCAATGTTTAG